A region of the Gemmatimonadota bacterium genome:
CAGGCTGAATGCGAAGTGCGGCCACGACGGATTCCTGATGGGCGCCAGTGACCTCTCGGCGGCTCTGGCTGTATCACTAACCACGTGGCCCGAGAAGAAGCGCGCGCCGCGCATCTCCGGCCGAAGGAGGCAGTGTTGACCGTGACCGAGCATACCATCCAGACCGGGACCGTGCGCACCGGCATCGCCGACGACGCCCGCGGCGCGGTCATTCCGCCGCTCTACCTGACCACCAACTTCCGCTTCGAGGAAATCGGGAAGGAGCCGGAGTTCGACTACACGCGGTCGAACAACCCGACCCGTCGCACCCTCACCGACCTGATCGCCGGGCTCGAAGGCGGAACCTCGGCGACCGCCACCTCTTCCGGGATGTCGGCGGTGACACTCGTCCTACAGCTGCTGAAGCCCGGCGATCTGGTGGTCATGGCGCACGACTGCTACGGCGGCACCCTGCGTCTCCTCACAGCGCTTGCCTCCAAGGGTCACTTCGATCTCGTCTGCGGCGATCTCACCCGGGCGGACTCGCTGGCGTCGCTGCTCGAGCGAGAGCCCCGGCTCATCTGGGCGGAGACGCCCTCCAACCCGCTCCTGCGGCTGACCGATCTGAAAGCGCTGGTGGCGGGAGCGCGTGAGATCGATGCGATCACCGTCGTCGACAACACGCTCCTCTCGCCGGCGCGTCAAAGGCCGCTCGACTTCGGCATCGACATCGCTCTGCACTCGACGACGAAGTTCATCAACGGACACAGCGACGTGATCGGCGGCGCGGTGGCGACGCGCTCGGCGGAGCTCGGCGAAGAGCTCGACTGGTGGGCGAACGCTCTCGGCATCACGCAGAGCCCTTTCGACTGCTATTTGGCCCTTAGGGGGGCCCGGACCCTCTTCGCCCGCATGAACCAGCACGAGGATAACGGACGCGCCATCGCCGGCGCCCTGCGCGGACATCCGGCGGTGACGGCCGTCCACTACCCCGGTCTCCCGGACGATCCCGGGCACGAACTCGCCCTCGAGCAGCAGTCGGGGTTCGGATCCATGGTCTCGTTCGAGCTCGCCGGCGGACGCGAGGCGCTGGACGATTTCACGGGCGGCCTGCGCCACTTCACGCTGGCGGAGTCGCTGGGCGGCGTCGAGAGCCTCATCAGCCATCCCGCGACCATGAGCCACGGTGCGGTCGAAGCTCGGGAACGCTCGGCTGCGGGCATCGAGGACGGTCTGCTCCGCATCTCGGCGGGGATCGAGGCGACCGAGGACCTGACCCGGGACATCGAGAGGGCGCTCGCTTTGGTCACCCCAGGGGTGACCGGCCCGCCGGCGGGAGCGAACTCCGATCAAGGCCGCAGCCTGACGGCTGCTGCGACATGAGCGCCGCACCGCGGGCTCCGGCCCGGCCGCTCGTGATGAAGTTCGGCGGCACATCTGTAGCCGACGCGGAACGCATCTCCGCAGCGGCGCGGATCGTGGCCGAGCGTGTGGCCGCGGAGAGCGAACTCGCTTCGGTGGTGGTCGTGGTCAGCGCCCTCTCCGGGGTGACCGACGCGCTCGAGCGCGTCCTGGCCGAAGCGGTAGACGGCGACGACTGGATCGCCGGGCTGGACGAGCTCGCGCGCAGGCACCGTTTTGTCGCCGACAGCCTAGCTCCGGGAGAGGAAGCACGAGGACTCGAGGCGAGCTCGAAGATGGTGTTCGCCGAGCTCAGGAGCGTGCTTCATGGAGTCCAGCTACTCGGCGAAGCGACCGCTCGCACCCGCGACGCGGTGATCGGATCGGGCGAGCAGCTCTCCGCGCCGATCTTCGCTGCGGCCTGTCGGACGCTCGGGGTGGCCGCCGAATACGCCGACGCCCGCGAGTTCATCGTCACCGATCACCGTTTCGGCCGAGCTGGTCTGAAGCGGACCGTTACGCATGAACGCACCCGCCGCTTCTTGGGCGACCGCGCCGGGGTGACGGTGATACCGGGCTTCGTGGCGGCCACGGAAGACGGTCATCCGACCACCCTCGGGCGCGGCGGCTCCGACTTCAGCGCAGCCATCGTCGGCGCGGCGCTCGGCGCTCCCGAAATCGAGATCTGGAGCGACGTGGACGGCGTCATGAGCGCCGATCCGGCGCGGGTGTCCGAGGCCAGATCGCTCGACGAAGTGGGATACGACGAGATCATCGAGCTCGCCCACTTCGGAGCCCGCGTGGTCTTCGAGCCCACTATCCACGAGGCCAGGGAAGCGGGCGCGGTAGTCGTCATCCGCAACACGAGCAACCCCGCGTTCCCCGGCACCCGGCTTCTGGAGGAGGCCACGACGCACTCGTCGGAAATCCCGGTATGCGGCATCACCTCCCTTTCCAACGTCGCCCTAATCCGCGTAGGCGGTCGGGCGATACGAGGCGAGGGACGAGCCAGGGAACGGCTGCTCAGGGCGATCGAGATCGCCGGTTCGCCGTCTCCGCTCCTCGTCCAGATAGGTAGCGGGCAGGGAGTGTCGCTGGCCGTGCAGTGTACCGAATGCTCCGAGTTCACCGACGCCATCGAGACCGAATTCGAGCTCGAGATCGCCGCCGGGCGCGTGGAACCGCCCGTGCTCCACGAAGGACTCGCCCTGCTGGCCGTGGTGGGAACGGCTCTCGAGTCCCGGCCCGGCGTGAGCGGACGGATATTCGCGGCGCTGGGCGCGGAGGGGATCAACGTCCATGCCATCGCGCAGGGCACGTCCGGTCGCAGCGTGGCCTTTTTCGTAGACTCCGCTGCGGAAGCCAGGAGCCTGCAGGTGGTCCACTCGGCGCTCTTCCAGGCGAAGGCCGCCTCCCGCCCGGGACCCGTGGTTCGCAAGCACCAGACCGAGCCGGCACGCGTCTACCTGGCAGGCGTGGGTACCGTGGGCGGCGAGCTGCTGAGACAGATCGCTCGGCTGCCGGTCGCGGAAGGCCGGACGCCATCGGGAAGACCGGCGCTGGAAGTGGCCGGGATCGCGAGTTCGACCCGCGTGTTGCTCGCCCCCGAGCCCGGCGACAGTGTCGATGCCCGTTTGTTCTCCGCCGGATCCCGACTAGCCGAGACGGAAGCCGCGGCCTCCGACGGCGCGGAGGCGCTGGTACGTGCCGCTCTGGCCGACCCGTCGTCCACCAGGATATTCGTGGACTGCACGCCGAACGTCGATGTCGCCTGGCGCTACCGAACCCTGCTCGACTGCGGCGTCGCGGTCGTGTCGGCCAACAAGTCCGGCTTCTCCTCCAACGGGGAGCTCTGGGCCGACATCAGATCCGCCCTCGACGCGAAGCAGCCGCTCTATTTCGAGACCACCGTAGGCGCGGGTCTACCGGTCCTCAGAACCGTCTCAGAACTCGTGGCTACGGGAGACCGCGTGCGTCGGATCGAGGGCGTGCTCTCGGGTACGTTGAGCTACCTGCTCGGAGCGCTGCACCGCGGCGGACGCGCCAGCGAGGTGCTCCGTCGTGCACACGAACAGGGACTGACCGAACCTGACCCGCGCCTCGATCTCAGCGGTCGGGACGTGGCTCGCAAGGCAGTGATTCTGGGCAGGATAGCGGGCTTCGACCCCGATCCCCACTTCGAACCCGACGCCCTCTTCGGCTCCATCTCGGCCGACGCCGGTGACTCTTTCTGGGAGCGTCTGGCCCTTGTCGACGAAACCGTCGCGGAGCAGGCGCGAACCGCCGAGGCCGAAGGGCGACGGCTGAGCTACATCGCCGGAATCACGCCCGACGATCTCTCCGTCGGCCTGGAGGAGATCCCGACCGACCATCCCTGCGCCCTGGGCGAACCGGGCACCAACGCGGTCTCGGTCTGGAGCGACCGCTACGACGACGCACCGCTCACCATTCAGGGCTTCGGAGCCGGCCCCGGAGTCACCGCCCAAGGAGTCCTTGCCGACATCCTGCGCGCCGTCGCCTTGTCCAATGGCCGCTAGTGTCTAGTGTGAAGGGACGAATTCCGCATTGCCCGGCAGTCGGTGGACGACCCTCGCACGGGGTCCCAACTGCCGGACGTACTCACCGACGATCCCGAGGCGACCGTGACCGCGACAGACCGCATCGACCCCGCGAGGCTGGCCCAACTCCGTCGGGAATTTCCGATCTTGCGGCGGGCCGCCTACCTCAACTCCTGCTCTCTCGGCGCACTGTCGGACCGGGCTAAGGCTCGGCTCGACGGCTTCCTCGACGACTGGCACGAACTCGGCGCCTCGGCGTGGCACCGGCGCTGGCTCGCCCGCGTGGAGGAGCTGCGCGGGCGGGTCGCCGCCTTCTGGGGGTCGAACGCGGACGAGGTCGCGTTGCTTCCGACCGCCTCGACCGCCATCTCCGCGGTCGCGCACGCCGCTAAGAGACTGCGCGCTCCCGCCCCGGGCGCCGGATGCGGACAGGAGCGCAACCGGGTCGTATGCACCGATCTCGATTTTCCCACCCTGGCCTACCAGTGGGCGGTTCAGGACGACGTGGAGCTCGTCGTTCTGGAGAGCGAGGACGGAATCGGCATCGATCCTCAGCAGTTCGCCGACGCCGTGGACGACCGCACCTTCCTTCTGGCCACGAGCCACGTCTTCTTCACCACCGGCTTCGCCCAGGACCTGCCGACTCTGAGCGAGATCGCGCACGACGCCGGGGCGCTCTGCCTGATCGACGGCTACCAGGGCGCAGGGCAGCTCCCGCTCTCGGTCGGGGACACCGGTGTCGACGCCTACGTGGCCGGGCCTTTAAAGTGGCTGTGCGGAGGTGCCGGGCTCGCCTATCTCTACGTTCGCGAGGAGCTGATCGCTTCCCTTGAACCGGTCCTCACCTCCTGGTTCGCCACCGAGAATCAGTTCTCGTTCGACATCGGCCGCTTCCGGCTTCGCCAAGACGCCCGCCGCTTCGAGCTCGGAACCCCGGCCCTGCCGACGGTTCACACCGCATTGGGCGGCCAGAGTCTGATCGACGACGTGGGGATCGAGCGGATCGCGGGACGAAACGCAACTCTCTCGCGGCGGTTCGTGGAGGGCGCGCGCACCTCCGGACTCGACGTGCGCTACCCGGATCCCGAACACCGAAGCGCCATACTCACCGTGCGTCACCCGGACCCGGCGGGCGCGGTGAAGCGGCTGGCCGAGCGGGACATAGTGGTCGACCACCGACCGGGGCTGGTGCGGGTCAGCCCGCACTTCTACAACACCGAAACCGAGATCGACCTCTGCGTGGAGGCGCTGAGCGAGTTCAAGGGCTGCGGGTGAGTCCGCGGTAACC
Encoded here:
- a CDS encoding PLP-dependent transferase, with the protein product MRTGIADDARGAVIPPLYLTTNFRFEEIGKEPEFDYTRSNNPTRRTLTDLIAGLEGGTSATATSSGMSAVTLVLQLLKPGDLVVMAHDCYGGTLRLLTALASKGHFDLVCGDLTRADSLASLLEREPRLIWAETPSNPLLRLTDLKALVAGAREIDAITVVDNTLLSPARQRPLDFGIDIALHSTTKFINGHSDVIGGAVATRSAELGEELDWWANALGITQSPFDCYLALRGARTLFARMNQHEDNGRAIAGALRGHPAVTAVHYPGLPDDPGHELALEQQSGFGSMVSFELAGGREALDDFTGGLRHFTLAESLGGVESLISHPATMSHGAVEARERSAAGIEDGLLRISAGIEATEDLTRDIERALALVTPGVTGPPAGANSDQGRSLTAAAT
- a CDS encoding aspartate kinase — protein: MSAAPRAPARPLVMKFGGTSVADAERISAAARIVAERVAAESELASVVVVVSALSGVTDALERVLAEAVDGDDWIAGLDELARRHRFVADSLAPGEEARGLEASSKMVFAELRSVLHGVQLLGEATARTRDAVIGSGEQLSAPIFAAACRTLGVAAEYADAREFIVTDHRFGRAGLKRTVTHERTRRFLGDRAGVTVIPGFVAATEDGHPTTLGRGGSDFSAAIVGAALGAPEIEIWSDVDGVMSADPARVSEARSLDEVGYDEIIELAHFGARVVFEPTIHEAREAGAVVVIRNTSNPAFPGTRLLEEATTHSSEIPVCGITSLSNVALIRVGGRAIRGEGRARERLLRAIEIAGSPSPLLVQIGSGQGVSLAVQCTECSEFTDAIETEFELEIAAGRVEPPVLHEGLALLAVVGTALESRPGVSGRIFAALGAEGINVHAIAQGTSGRSVAFFVDSAAEARSLQVVHSALFQAKAASRPGPVVRKHQTEPARVYLAGVGTVGGELLRQIARLPVAEGRTPSGRPALEVAGIASSTRVLLAPEPGDSVDARLFSAGSRLAETEAAASDGAEALVRAALADPSSTRIFVDCTPNVDVAWRYRTLLDCGVAVVSANKSGFSSNGELWADIRSALDAKQPLYFETTVGAGLPVLRTVSELVATGDRVRRIEGVLSGTLSYLLGALHRGGRASEVLRRAHEQGLTEPDPRLDLSGRDVARKAVILGRIAGFDPDPHFEPDALFGSISADAGDSFWERLALVDETVAEQARTAEAEGRRLSYIAGITPDDLSVGLEEIPTDHPCALGEPGTNAVSVWSDRYDDAPLTIQGFGAGPGVTAQGVLADILRAVALSNGR
- a CDS encoding aminotransferase class V-fold PLP-dependent enzyme, encoding MDDPRTGSQLPDVLTDDPEATVTATDRIDPARLAQLRREFPILRRAAYLNSCSLGALSDRAKARLDGFLDDWHELGASAWHRRWLARVEELRGRVAAFWGSNADEVALLPTASTAISAVAHAAKRLRAPAPGAGCGQERNRVVCTDLDFPTLAYQWAVQDDVELVVLESEDGIGIDPQQFADAVDDRTFLLATSHVFFTTGFAQDLPTLSEIAHDAGALCLIDGYQGAGQLPLSVGDTGVDAYVAGPLKWLCGGAGLAYLYVREELIASLEPVLTSWFATENQFSFDIGRFRLRQDARRFELGTPALPTVHTALGGQSLIDDVGIERIAGRNATLSRRFVEGARTSGLDVRYPDPEHRSAILTVRHPDPAGAVKRLAERDIVVDHRPGLVRVSPHFYNTETEIDLCVEALSEFKGCG